From Zavarzinella sp., one genomic window encodes:
- a CDS encoding PSD1 and planctomycete cytochrome C domain-containing protein, translated as MTSIIGAVGDEHFEKRVRPLLIQHCYKCHGESKQKADLRVDSKAALLAGGESGTALVPNDPDKSLLIKVVKYAGDTKMPPSGKLSDQEIADLTHWVKSGAPWPGSSSPAPVKPETQIDWKKRGEFWSLQPLSNPTIPLNENSNWASNPIDQFILKSLQDNQLQPAERADRQTLIRRVYLDLLGQLPPPEAVQEFVDNVQPDAYEQLVDRLLSSPAYGERWARHWLDLARYADTMGHEFDFEIFQAWRYRDYVIRALNEDLPYDDFVREQIAGDLLPMPRFQAGLNQSVQGTMFWLLGEGKHSPVDVKAEQADRIDNQIDVFSKTFFGLTVSCARCHDHKFDAIKARDYYALYGILSSSRQTKVYLEPLAIPQVVLLENQLKKLGELETERISNHLQTSLINDAKWTEILSKNDFIKLFRAIAQAPIAQRPTLAKNLREQQTNVEPDPSTPWLFHGQAFALPAVGAAKLTSPHAWLGPVNRLPGAAQSKTFVIKDKWLLLQVAGRNLTTKIVMEGFQLIQNPIYGSLKFNINHPEPAWHAIDMSMWQGRRVYVEVLAQGNGHGGVISVAQRPDRNPPPVQMPTKLINLLGNSDQADFTTKVRTTVLEIVQSWAKNGQLSTEEVKLIESLLHFTIPLPKPSEAELAAIQEINRLQQTIPTPEQGIALTDGPGLDEYVFIRGNHRNEGPTAPRQFLDCFGGSPTAGGSGRLELAEKITRTPNPLLLRVIVNRLWHHHFGQGIVRTPDDFGVQGQPPTHPELLDWLAAELVRGNWSLKKMHRLMLTSSTYQQSSQTDPKSDEKDPKNMWWHRTNVRRMEAEVIRDTVFQLSGNLSQNMGGPGIAPHLTPFMIGRGRPAGGPLDGHGRKSIYLQVRRNFLNPMMLAFDAPQPFTAIGKRSISYVPAQALALMNNPMVEQQTRKWAAHLLEKYPDADERISRIYLQSLGRKPSVDERNLIMSYLQHEQELNPKLGQDALWGMITHMMVNTKEFIFIR; from the coding sequence TTGACTTCAATCATTGGTGCGGTGGGTGATGAACACTTTGAAAAACGTGTGCGACCGCTGCTGATCCAGCACTGTTACAAGTGCCATGGTGAATCGAAGCAGAAAGCAGACCTGCGAGTGGATAGCAAAGCTGCCTTACTTGCAGGGGGTGAATCCGGCACTGCACTGGTACCAAATGATCCGGACAAAAGCTTGCTGATTAAGGTCGTGAAATATGCCGGGGATACGAAAATGCCACCAAGTGGCAAATTGAGCGATCAGGAAATTGCCGATTTGACTCATTGGGTGAAATCGGGCGCTCCCTGGCCTGGCAGTAGTTCTCCCGCACCAGTGAAGCCTGAAACGCAGATCGATTGGAAAAAACGGGGAGAATTCTGGTCTTTGCAGCCACTTTCCAATCCCACGATTCCTCTGAATGAAAACTCGAACTGGGCAAGCAATCCCATAGATCAATTTATTCTGAAATCCTTACAGGATAATCAGTTACAACCTGCCGAACGTGCAGACCGCCAGACACTGATTCGACGCGTATACCTTGATTTGCTGGGTCAACTTCCCCCACCGGAAGCCGTGCAGGAGTTTGTCGACAATGTCCAACCTGATGCTTATGAACAATTGGTTGATCGCTTACTCTCTTCCCCCGCCTACGGGGAAAGGTGGGCACGGCATTGGCTGGATCTTGCTCGTTATGCTGACACCATGGGGCATGAATTCGATTTTGAAATCTTTCAGGCATGGCGATATCGCGATTATGTCATTCGCGCACTCAACGAAGATTTGCCATACGACGACTTTGTGCGGGAGCAGATAGCAGGCGATTTACTACCCATGCCACGTTTTCAAGCAGGTTTGAATCAATCGGTACAAGGCACCATGTTCTGGCTGTTAGGAGAAGGCAAACACTCGCCAGTCGATGTTAAAGCAGAACAGGCAGATCGGATCGACAACCAGATTGATGTGTTCTCAAAGACATTTTTCGGGCTGACGGTGAGTTGCGCACGTTGCCACGATCATAAGTTTGATGCTATCAAAGCACGCGATTACTACGCGCTTTATGGCATCCTGTCCAGCTCACGCCAGACGAAGGTGTATCTGGAACCACTGGCGATCCCGCAGGTTGTTTTACTAGAAAACCAACTGAAAAAACTGGGCGAGTTGGAAACAGAACGTATCAGCAACCATTTACAAACTTCGTTGATCAATGATGCCAAATGGACTGAAATCCTCTCCAAAAACGATTTCATAAAACTGTTTCGAGCAATCGCTCAGGCACCAATCGCTCAACGACCGACGCTGGCGAAAAACTTGCGTGAACAGCAGACCAACGTCGAACCTGATCCATCAACTCCTTGGCTCTTTCACGGTCAGGCCTTTGCTTTACCCGCAGTGGGTGCTGCAAAACTGACTTCACCCCACGCATGGTTGGGACCTGTCAACAGACTACCTGGTGCCGCCCAGTCGAAAACTTTTGTCATCAAAGATAAGTGGCTACTACTGCAGGTTGCAGGGCGAAATCTGACGACCAAAATTGTCATGGAAGGCTTCCAGTTGATCCAAAATCCGATCTACGGTAGTCTGAAATTCAACATTAATCACCCAGAACCCGCTTGGCACGCGATCGACATGTCAATGTGGCAAGGCCGTCGTGTATATGTGGAAGTGCTGGCACAGGGTAACGGCCACGGTGGGGTAATTTCCGTTGCCCAACGACCAGATCGAAATCCCCCACCTGTTCAAATGCCTACAAAACTGATCAACTTACTAGGCAACTCAGATCAAGCCGATTTCACCACCAAAGTTCGTACGACCGTGCTGGAAATCGTTCAATCGTGGGCAAAAAATGGACAACTCAGCACTGAAGAAGTCAAACTGATCGAGAGTTTGCTCCATTTCACAATACCTTTACCAAAGCCCTCAGAAGCAGAATTGGCTGCGATTCAAGAAATAAACAGATTGCAGCAAACGATACCAACTCCAGAACAAGGTATCGCGTTAACTGATGGGCCTGGTCTGGACGAATATGTTTTTATTCGCGGAAACCACCGCAATGAAGGCCCTACGGCACCTCGGCAATTTCTCGATTGTTTTGGTGGATCGCCCACTGCAGGTGGGAGTGGGCGACTTGAATTGGCCGAGAAAATTACCAGAACACCCAATCCGCTATTGCTGCGGGTTATTGTTAACCGGTTATGGCACCATCATTTTGGACAGGGAATCGTTCGCACTCCCGATGATTTTGGCGTCCAAGGTCAACCACCAACACATCCAGAGTTGCTGGACTGGTTGGCAGCCGAATTGGTACGGGGGAACTGGTCGTTGAAAAAGATGCATCGCCTGATGCTGACAAGCAGTACCTACCAGCAGTCAAGTCAGACAGATCCCAAAAGTGATGAGAAAGATCCCAAAAATATGTGGTGGCATCGCACCAATGTGCGGCGAATGGAAGCGGAAGTCATTCGCGACACGGTGTTTCAACTTTCAGGTAATCTTAGCCAGAACATGGGTGGGCCTGGAATTGCCCCGCATCTGACGCCTTTTATGATCGGGCGTGGTAGGCCCGCAGGTGGGCCTCTGGATGGTCACGGCCGGAAATCGATTTATCTGCAGGTTCGCCGTAACTTCTTAAATCCCATGATGTTGGCGTTCGATGCACCGCAGCCATTCACAGCTATTGGCAAACGTTCAATCTCATATGTTCCAGCACAGGCACTGGCTCTGATGAACAACCCGATGGTGGAACAACAGACCAGGAAATGGGCTGCACATTTACTGGAAAAATATCCTGATGCCGATGAGCGGATTTCGCGAATCTACCTTCAGTCATTAGGAAGAAAGCCATCGGTTGATGAAAGAAATCTCATCATGTCGTACTTGCAGCACGAACAGGAACTCAACCCGAAACTCGGTCAGGATGCACTGTGGGGGATGATCACCCACATGATGGTGAATACCAAAGAATTTATCTTTATTCGCTAA
- a CDS encoding NAD-dependent epimerase/dehydratase family protein — MSRKTVALITGASGEIGHGLIEQLSQKANQGVITLDLAPLQPELHAKVQHHYVGSILDSQLLDRILSEYEIDLIFHLAAVLSTRGEFAPMTAHRVNVEGTLMMLDFAQKECESHGRSVKFLFPSSIAAYGIPDLALKAKLPKITEEQLNTPTTMYGCNKLYGEHLGTYYSRNYKQLAADPSPTRIDFRAIRFPGLISALTMPSGGTSDYAPEMIHAAASGKPYDCFVRDDTRIPFMAMPDAIQALLQLADAPHLQLGRTVYNIGAFSPTAAEFREQVLAAFPTAKIGVVVDEKRQGIVDSWPADVDDSAARSDWGFAPQYDFEKAMQEYLIPMIKMRYT; from the coding sequence ATGTCGCGGAAAACGGTGGCACTGATCACTGGTGCCAGTGGCGAAATTGGCCATGGATTGATTGAACAACTCTCTCAAAAGGCGAATCAGGGTGTGATCACGCTCGATTTAGCCCCACTTCAGCCAGAATTGCATGCGAAAGTCCAGCACCACTATGTGGGGTCGATACTGGATTCCCAACTATTGGACCGCATTCTGTCAGAATATGAGATTGATCTCATTTTTCACCTTGCTGCAGTTCTTTCTACTCGTGGCGAGTTCGCTCCGATGACAGCCCACCGCGTGAACGTAGAAGGCACGTTAATGATGTTGGATTTCGCACAGAAAGAATGCGAATCGCATGGCAGATCGGTGAAGTTTCTATTCCCATCTTCGATTGCTGCCTACGGGATACCTGATCTGGCCTTAAAGGCAAAGTTGCCGAAAATTACCGAAGAGCAGTTGAATACACCCACCACAATGTATGGTTGTAACAAGCTGTATGGTGAGCATTTAGGGACATATTACTCCCGCAATTACAAACAATTGGCGGCAGATCCGTCACCCACTAGGATTGATTTTCGGGCAATTCGATTCCCTGGCTTGATTTCGGCGTTAACCATGCCTTCCGGTGGCACTTCTGATTACGCACCTGAAATGATTCATGCGGCGGCTTCTGGCAAGCCATACGATTGTTTTGTGCGTGACGATACCCGTATCCCGTTCATGGCAATGCCTGATGCAATCCAGGCCTTATTGCAACTGGCAGATGCCCCCCATCTTCAGCTTGGCCGGACCGTGTATAATATTGGTGCATTCAGTCCCACTGCGGCAGAGTTTCGGGAACAGGTACTCGCGGCGTTTCCCACTGCCAAAATTGGTGTCGTTGTGGACGAAAAGCGACAGGGAATTGTTGACAGTTGGCCCGCAGATGTGGATGACAGTGCCGCACGAAGCGACTGGGGATTTGCACCGCAATATGATTTTGAGAAGGCAATGCAGGAATATTTGATCCCGATGATCAAAATGCGTTATACTTGA
- a CDS encoding metallophosphoesterase: MNRKLQRREMLQWSSSALLLNQFWPGWANSQEKAPAEFSFIVVNDLHFQTEKCPTFFARVMKQMNDQIEKPRFVLVAGDLAQDGTEKELSGIKESLKKLQMPYFVTPGNHDYTPKNDRTIYEKLFPKSLNYYFEEGGITWLIIDSTEGTKYNNTTINKDTLVWLDATLPKLDKTKPMVLLTHFPLAAKVTYCPKNAEEVLKRFRDYPLRAVFSGHFHGTTENESGGVLLSTNVCCAISRNNHNSQKEKGYLLVTVKNGKLKKKFVAVETTIL; encoded by the coding sequence ATGAACAGGAAACTACAACGTCGGGAAATGTTGCAATGGTCAAGCAGTGCCCTGCTCCTCAACCAGTTCTGGCCGGGGTGGGCCAACTCGCAGGAAAAAGCCCCCGCGGAGTTCAGTTTTATCGTTGTCAACGATCTTCATTTTCAGACTGAAAAGTGCCCAACATTTTTTGCTCGTGTGATGAAACAGATGAATGATCAAATCGAAAAGCCCCGATTTGTCCTCGTTGCGGGCGATCTCGCCCAGGATGGCACCGAAAAAGAACTGTCTGGGATCAAAGAAAGTTTAAAGAAACTGCAAATGCCATACTTCGTGACCCCTGGAAATCACGATTACACACCTAAAAATGATCGAACAATCTATGAAAAATTGTTTCCGAAATCTCTGAATTATTACTTTGAAGAGGGTGGCATTACCTGGCTGATCATCGACAGCACGGAAGGCACCAAATACAACAATACCACCATCAACAAAGACACCCTGGTCTGGCTGGATGCCACACTGCCGAAATTGGACAAAACCAAGCCAATGGTGCTGCTGACACACTTCCCCCTGGCAGCCAAAGTAACTTACTGTCCGAAAAATGCCGAGGAAGTTCTGAAACGCTTTCGCGATTATCCTCTGCGGGCAGTATTTTCTGGTCACTTTCATGGCACCACCGAAAACGAATCTGGTGGCGTACTTCTTAGCACCAATGTCTGTTGTGCCATCAGCAGAAACAACCACAACAGTCAGAAAGAAAAAGGTTATTTGCTCGTCACTGTGAAAAATGGCAAACTAAAGAAAAAGTTCGTTGCCGTGGAAACTACAATTTTGTGA
- a CDS encoding FmdB family transcriptional regulator: MPLYVYQVVEEDGAAGEIFEVFQKMAEEPLTHHPENGKPVRRLIAMPNAVTKYGAGKLSPSNLDRLGFTQYKKAGDGHYEKTAGSGPDVISGNNG; encoded by the coding sequence ATGCCACTTTACGTGTATCAGGTAGTTGAAGAGGATGGTGCGGCAGGCGAGATATTTGAAGTTTTTCAGAAAATGGCTGAAGAACCACTTACCCACCACCCGGAAAATGGCAAACCCGTGCGTCGATTGATTGCGATGCCTAACGCTGTTACCAAATACGGGGCTGGAAAATTAAGCCCCTCCAATCTGGACCGACTCGGTTTTACCCAGTACAAGAAAGCTGGGGATGGCCATTATGAAAAAACTGCGGGAAGCGGTCCTGATGTCATTTCGGGTAATAATGGGTAG
- a CDS encoding CPBP family intramembrane glutamic endopeptidase yields the protein MPGQFDTVVQLTLAGLVVALVGGLAALVLYLFRQRRGSTIHVAPKQPAPDGITVVIVFAIFLLLPMTVRLLLTELGFFQFVYGQQFVGRLNEERSLILYYLWASLFALPLEVLLITAITHYRCNYHPLRLGQFSHNLLTGYWTWLLITPMAFLCYAIVSALQVYLLGQEPEQHPLGILGETAGRLEKLLIILVAVVSAPIREELVFRGVLLPWLSATKQQPANGPMNVEPEQRHLLTMLMAVMIAAMPHIHQLMEVVQIRLLILHSIPIIFICSLLPLMFYLPNKAGLRREFRLRSRMQVAALITSSALFAAFHASVWPTPVPLFVLSIALAYLATRTRSLVGPILVHSMFNAVSTIYLFLGTNAR from the coding sequence ATGCCCGGGCAATTCGATACCGTCGTGCAACTGACACTGGCTGGCCTGGTCGTGGCCCTTGTGGGCGGCTTGGCTGCGCTGGTTTTGTATTTATTTCGCCAGCGTCGTGGGTCTACCATCCATGTGGCACCAAAGCAGCCTGCGCCAGATGGCATCACAGTAGTGATTGTTTTTGCCATTTTTCTCCTCCTGCCCATGACCGTGCGGCTCTTACTCACTGAATTGGGCTTTTTTCAGTTTGTCTACGGCCAACAATTCGTTGGCCGTTTGAATGAAGAACGCTCCCTCATCCTCTATTACCTATGGGCATCGTTGTTCGCATTGCCACTGGAAGTGCTGCTGATTACTGCAATTACGCACTACCGATGTAATTACCACCCACTGCGGCTAGGGCAGTTTTCTCATAATTTACTCACAGGTTATTGGACCTGGCTGCTGATTACGCCAATGGCTTTTCTTTGCTACGCCATTGTCAGTGCCTTGCAAGTATATCTTTTAGGTCAGGAACCAGAACAACATCCCCTGGGTATCCTTGGAGAAACCGCAGGCAGGCTCGAAAAATTGCTGATCATTCTGGTTGCTGTTGTTTCTGCACCGATTCGTGAAGAACTGGTCTTCCGCGGGGTGTTGTTGCCTTGGCTGTCTGCAACGAAACAGCAACCAGCAAACGGTCCTATGAATGTGGAGCCAGAACAACGGCATTTGCTGACCATGCTCATGGCGGTCATGATTGCCGCGATGCCGCACATCCATCAACTCATGGAAGTAGTGCAGATTCGACTGTTGATTTTGCATTCCATTCCAATTATTTTCATCTGTTCTCTACTCCCATTAATGTTTTATCTGCCCAATAAAGCTGGTTTGCGACGCGAATTTCGCTTACGCAGTCGAATGCAGGTGGCCGCTCTGATTACCTCATCTGCATTGTTTGCAGCATTTCATGCATCGGTATGGCCCACACCGGTGCCGCTGTTTGTGCTATCAATTGCACTGGCCTATCTTGCCACGCGAACACGAAGTCTGGTGGGGCCGATACTTGTACACAGCATGTTTAATGCAGTATCCACGATCTACCTGTTCCTGGGCACTAACGCCCGCTAA